A genomic window from Arthrobacter sp. FW305-BF8 includes:
- the proC gene encoding pyrroline-5-carboxylate reductase, with the protein MSNRIAFLGCGSMNEAILGGLLESGMDPMEIVATVRRAERAAELAERHSGITAIAGSEEPDNNKQAAKGAGIVILGVKPVGIAELAREVSGSLSPDTIVISVAAAVSIAQLEAALPAGQPVIRTMPNTPAKLGRGVVSVSAGTHCSPEQLQRAKDILGAVGTVVEIPEEQVDALGAISGSGPAYAFYLAEAMAAAGVELGLDGELALLLARETVAGAGLMLAEPGAEPAALRKAVTSPNGTTERAIATFDDRGLPAIIAAGARAAADRSAEITKQLG; encoded by the coding sequence ATGAGCAACCGAATCGCATTTCTTGGCTGTGGATCAATGAACGAGGCCATCCTGGGCGGCCTGCTGGAGAGCGGCATGGATCCCATGGAGATCGTGGCCACCGTCCGGCGCGCGGAACGGGCTGCCGAGCTGGCCGAACGGCACTCCGGCATCACGGCCATCGCCGGCAGCGAAGAACCCGACAACAACAAGCAGGCGGCAAAGGGGGCTGGCATCGTGATTCTCGGCGTGAAGCCCGTGGGGATCGCCGAACTGGCCCGCGAAGTCAGTGGCTCACTTTCCCCGGACACGATCGTCATCAGCGTTGCTGCGGCCGTTTCCATCGCCCAGCTCGAAGCTGCCCTGCCCGCGGGCCAGCCGGTGATCAGGACGATGCCCAACACTCCGGCGAAGCTTGGCCGCGGCGTGGTCTCGGTGTCTGCGGGCACCCACTGCTCGCCGGAGCAGCTCCAGCGGGCGAAAGACATACTCGGCGCGGTGGGAACCGTCGTCGAAATCCCGGAGGAGCAGGTGGACGCTCTCGGCGCCATCAGCGGTTCCGGTCCGGCTTACGCGTTCTACCTGGCCGAGGCCATGGCCGCCGCCGGCGTTGAACTGGGCCTTGACGGGGAGCTGGCGCTGCTGCTGGCCCGCGAAACCGTGGCGGGAGCCGGCCTCATGCTGGCGGAACCCGGCGCCGAACCGGCGGCCCTGCGCAAAGCCGTGACGAGTCCGAACGGCACCACCGAGCGGGCCATCGCCACGTTCGATGACCGCGGCCTGCCGGCCATCATCGCCGCGGGCGCCCGCGCCGCAGCGGACCGCTCCGCCGAGATCACCAAGCAGCTCGGCTAG
- a CDS encoding alpha-hydroxy acid oxidase encodes MTHTIQPSNPETTPAPDATDIPATRPATGVAAAAVPAALKRRIPKYSDLAPLMQFKKPEFSKEARLKRASTVWELRDIAKRRTPQAPFDYTDGAAEEEITLRRAREAFLDIEFRPGILRNVSSIDLSTDILGQSSRLPVGIAPTGFTRMMQSEGEYAGSQAAEAAGIPYTLSTMGTASIEDVAAAAPNGRNWFQLYLWTDRDRSLELIERAAKAGNDTLMVTVDTAVAGARLRDVRNGMTIPPALTLKTVLDASYRPAWWFNFLTHEPLTFASLSRYTGTVADLINSMFDPTLTFEDLDWLRETWKGKLVVKGIQTVDDARKVVDHGADGIVLSNHGGRQLDRAPIPFHLLPEVSQALKADNSKAAVMLDTGIMSGADIIAALALGADFTLIGRAYLYGLMAGGRAGVDRVLQILEKDMARTMALLGVSSISELTPDHVRILRK; translated from the coding sequence ATGACCCACACCATCCAGCCGAGCAACCCCGAGACCACCCCGGCCCCGGACGCGACGGACATTCCTGCCACGCGGCCCGCCACCGGCGTCGCCGCAGCAGCCGTTCCGGCCGCCCTGAAGCGCCGCATCCCAAAGTACTCTGACCTCGCCCCGCTGATGCAGTTCAAGAAGCCCGAGTTCAGCAAGGAAGCACGGCTCAAGCGCGCCAGCACCGTCTGGGAACTGCGCGACATCGCCAAGCGCCGCACCCCGCAAGCCCCGTTTGACTACACCGACGGCGCGGCAGAGGAAGAGATCACCCTGCGGCGCGCCCGCGAAGCGTTCCTGGACATCGAGTTCCGCCCGGGCATCCTGCGGAATGTGTCCAGCATCGACCTGAGCACCGACATCCTTGGCCAGTCCTCCCGGCTTCCCGTGGGCATCGCGCCCACCGGCTTCACCCGGATGATGCAGTCCGAGGGTGAATACGCGGGCTCGCAGGCCGCCGAGGCCGCCGGCATCCCCTACACGCTCTCCACCATGGGCACGGCCTCCATCGAGGACGTGGCCGCGGCGGCACCCAACGGCCGGAACTGGTTCCAGCTGTACCTCTGGACGGACCGGGACCGCTCCCTCGAACTGATCGAGCGGGCAGCCAAGGCCGGGAACGACACCCTCATGGTCACGGTGGACACCGCCGTCGCCGGCGCACGCCTGCGCGATGTCCGCAACGGCATGACCATCCCGCCGGCACTGACGCTGAAGACGGTCCTGGACGCATCCTACCGGCCGGCCTGGTGGTTCAACTTCCTCACCCACGAGCCCCTCACCTTCGCCTCGCTTTCCCGGTACACGGGCACGGTGGCCGACCTCATCAACTCGATGTTCGACCCCACCCTCACCTTCGAGGACCTGGACTGGCTGCGCGAGACCTGGAAGGGCAAGCTCGTGGTCAAGGGCATCCAGACCGTGGACGACGCCCGCAAGGTGGTGGACCACGGCGCCGACGGCATCGTGCTGTCCAACCACGGCGGCCGCCAGCTGGACCGCGCGCCCATTCCCTTCCACCTGCTCCCGGAAGTTTCCCAGGCGCTCAAGGCGGACAACAGCAAGGCCGCGGTCATGCTGGACACGGGCATCATGAGCGGTGCAGACATCATCGCCGCGCTGGCCCTCGGCGCCGACTTCACGCTCATCGGCCGCGCCTACCTGTACGGGCTCATGGCCGGCGGCCGGGCCGGCGTCGACCGCGTCCTGCAGATCCTCGAAAAGGACATGGCACGCACCATGGCGCTCCTCGGCGTCAGCAGCATTTCCGAGCTGACCCCGGACCACGTGCGGATCCTGCGCAAGTAG
- a CDS encoding ArsR/SmtB family transcription factor, which produces MVTDDVFAVIAEATRRDILVSLQAGDKAVGELVEELAASQPTISKHLKVLREADLVSMRAQGQKRYYALNRKPLAGVASWLETFDIGRAASAAATRDAAPQEAADAQAGTARAASAGTSTGSLTPAAGSPSADVPDAFAAAAAAHAGTADDATHAPGRPASGQLSPAVVVPGGQVPSGQIPGTAGQDDTVPQQIGRTVGRAATKAADLLANLPKFGRKK; this is translated from the coding sequence ATGGTGACAGACGACGTATTTGCCGTCATTGCGGAGGCAACGCGGCGCGACATTCTCGTGTCCCTCCAAGCGGGGGACAAAGCAGTGGGGGAGCTGGTCGAGGAGCTCGCCGCCAGCCAGCCCACCATCTCAAAACACCTAAAGGTGCTCCGCGAAGCCGATCTGGTGAGCATGCGCGCGCAGGGCCAGAAGCGCTACTACGCGCTCAATCGGAAACCGCTGGCGGGCGTGGCCAGCTGGCTGGAGACGTTCGACATCGGACGCGCGGCTTCCGCCGCAGCGACAAGGGACGCCGCACCTCAGGAGGCCGCGGATGCCCAGGCGGGTACTGCACGTGCGGCCTCAGCCGGAACATCGACCGGAAGTCTCACGCCCGCCGCGGGCAGCCCTTCCGCGGACGTCCCGGACGCCTTCGCTGCAGCCGCCGCGGCACATGCTGGCACGGCGGACGACGCGACCCACGCACCCGGGCGGCCGGCGAGCGGCCAGCTGAGTCCCGCCGTCGTGGTTCCCGGCGGACAGGTGCCAAGCGGTCAGATCCCAGGCACCGCCGGCCAGGACGACACCGTCCCGCAGCAGATCGGCCGCACCGTGGGCCGCGCCGCGACGAAGGCCGCCGACCTGCTGGCCAACCTGCCCAAGTTCGGCCGCAAGAAGTAG
- a CDS encoding Ppx/GppA phosphatase family protein codes for MRLGVLDIGSNTVHLLLVDAHPGARPVPFASHKRPLSLVQYLDGDGNITDAGQHELTEFVLEAWEFAARHKADDLLAFCTSAIREATNGPAVLARVKHETTVTLQELTGSEEASMTFFAVRRWYGWGAGTVLNFDIGGGSFEMALGQDELPELATSVPLGASRLTRDWLHEDPPSAKSVKELRRYIRATLKPVVRNFNEVGRANVLAGTSKTFRSLARIAGAAPSDAGPYVKRDLNRTDLGIWAQRISAMKTEDRLHLPGVSEARANQLLAGALVAEAAMELFEYKKIKICPWALREGLILRRLDQLVVDGPLEPAPHVGVQQASALPAL; via the coding sequence ATGCGGCTAGGCGTCCTCGATATCGGTTCAAACACTGTCCACCTCCTGCTGGTGGATGCCCACCCCGGCGCGCGGCCTGTGCCTTTCGCCTCGCACAAGCGACCCCTCTCGCTGGTGCAGTACCTCGACGGGGACGGCAACATCACCGACGCCGGCCAGCATGAGCTCACGGAGTTCGTGCTCGAGGCCTGGGAGTTCGCGGCGCGCCACAAGGCCGATGACCTGCTGGCTTTCTGTACGTCAGCCATTCGCGAGGCCACCAACGGACCCGCGGTGCTGGCGCGGGTGAAGCACGAAACCACGGTGACGCTGCAGGAACTCACGGGCAGCGAGGAGGCGTCCATGACGTTCTTCGCCGTCCGCCGCTGGTATGGCTGGGGAGCCGGCACCGTCCTGAACTTCGACATCGGCGGCGGTTCCTTCGAAATGGCCCTGGGCCAGGATGAATTGCCGGAACTGGCAACCTCCGTGCCCCTCGGCGCGAGCCGGCTGACCCGGGACTGGCTGCACGAGGATCCGCCCTCCGCGAAGAGTGTCAAGGAACTGCGCCGCTACATCAGGGCCACCCTCAAACCGGTGGTGCGCAACTTCAACGAGGTGGGGAGGGCGAACGTCCTGGCCGGCACCTCGAAGACCTTCCGCTCCCTGGCGCGGATTGCCGGGGCCGCACCCAGCGACGCCGGCCCGTATGTGAAGCGCGACCTCAACCGCACGGACCTCGGCATCTGGGCGCAGCGCATTTCTGCCATGAAGACCGAAGACCGGCTGCACCTGCCGGGCGTCTCCGAGGCCCGCGCCAACCAGCTGCTCGCCGGTGCGCTGGTGGCCGAAGCGGCCATGGAGCTCTTTGAGTACAAGAAGATCAAGATCTGCCCTTGGGCGCTGCGCGAGGGCCTCATCCTCCGCCGGCTCGACCAGCTGGTCGTCGACGGCCCGCTTGAACCTGCACCGCACGTGGGCGTCCAGCAGGCCTCCGCGCTGCCTGCGCTCTAG
- a CDS encoding FadR/GntR family transcriptional regulator translates to MRTHQLVLRWIEDQLSGGQLAVGGRLPAERTLAEQLGVSRTSVREAIRVLEAMGVVRAGVGSGPEAGTVVISDPTAALGSALRLHVATQHLPVEDVVETRVLLESWAAARARRDAPELDLAGALLDDMDEDHGIDDFLAMDVRFHLALADAAGNAVVSAMMGSLREAIQGYAGQLTANLPDWDATASRLRAEHREILAAIWKDDGGRAAELVAAHIRGYYKEAGLGPKDSDPARP, encoded by the coding sequence ATGCGCACGCACCAACTTGTCCTGCGGTGGATCGAGGACCAGCTCTCCGGCGGCCAGCTCGCCGTCGGCGGCCGCCTTCCGGCCGAGAGGACGCTGGCCGAACAGCTCGGGGTCTCCCGCACCTCCGTCCGCGAGGCCATCCGAGTCCTCGAGGCCATGGGTGTGGTCCGGGCCGGCGTGGGTTCCGGCCCCGAAGCGGGAACGGTCGTGATCTCGGATCCGACGGCGGCCCTCGGCTCAGCGCTGCGGCTGCACGTGGCCACGCAGCACCTGCCGGTGGAGGACGTCGTGGAGACCCGCGTTCTGCTCGAGTCCTGGGCGGCCGCCCGGGCAAGGCGGGATGCCCCCGAACTCGACCTCGCCGGGGCCCTGCTCGACGACATGGACGAGGACCACGGCATCGACGACTTCCTTGCCATGGATGTCCGCTTCCACCTGGCCCTGGCCGACGCCGCGGGCAACGCCGTCGTGAGCGCCATGATGGGGTCGCTGCGGGAGGCCATCCAGGGCTACGCGGGGCAGCTGACCGCGAACCTGCCGGACTGGGACGCCACCGCCTCGCGGCTGCGGGCCGAGCACCGTGAGATCCTCGCGGCTATCTGGAAGGACGACGGCGGAAGGGCGGCGGAGCTTGTTGCCGCCCACATCCGGGGGTACTACAAAGAAGCCGGGCTGGGCCCGAAGGATTCGGACCCGGCCCGGCCGTAG
- a CDS encoding SseB family protein codes for MTEQPEPADTTPLNDLEEKLALGGQPDADPVDVILSFLNNEVYIISSDALEGEDSQVEPLVLGNADGQPVLAVFSHPSRVDSQYLEAAPNVLGTQGAAIIANIGDELGMVINPGAAYGFEINPEGIANIKRDFKRADEVDPNPAGLEGE; via the coding sequence ATGACTGAACAGCCGGAACCCGCAGACACCACGCCGCTGAACGACCTTGAGGAGAAGCTGGCCCTGGGCGGCCAGCCGGACGCCGATCCGGTGGACGTCATCCTGTCTTTCCTCAACAACGAGGTCTACATCATCAGTTCCGACGCTCTCGAGGGCGAGGATTCCCAGGTGGAGCCGCTGGTGCTGGGCAATGCCGACGGCCAGCCTGTCCTTGCGGTGTTCTCGCACCCCAGCCGGGTTGATTCCCAGTACCTGGAGGCCGCTCCGAACGTGCTGGGCACGCAGGGCGCGGCCATCATCGCCAACATCGGCGATGAGCTAGGAATGGTCATCAACCCGGGTGCGGCCTACGGCTTCGAGATCAATCCCGAGGGCATTGCCAACATCAAGCGCGACTTCAAGCGCGCCGATGAAGTGGACCCCAACCCGGCGGGCCTCGAGGGCGAGTAA
- a CDS encoding potassium channel family protein, with protein sequence MANSSGAPNRPAHNAPVLVIGLGRFGSSTAEQLVKQGREVLAIERDRSLVQKWSPVLTHVVEADATNIDALRQLGAQEFSSAVVGVGTSIESSVLITVNLVDLGIEHLWVKAITPSHGKILTRIGANHVIYPEADAGVRAAHLVSGRMLDFIEFDDDFAIVKMYPPRETVGFTLDESKVRSKYGVTIVGVKSPGEDFTYARPETKVSARDMLIVSGHVDLLERFAARP encoded by the coding sequence TTGGCTAATTCGTCAGGCGCTCCCAACCGCCCCGCCCACAACGCGCCGGTACTGGTGATCGGGCTGGGCCGCTTCGGTTCCTCCACGGCCGAGCAACTGGTCAAGCAGGGCCGTGAGGTGCTGGCCATCGAACGCGACAGGTCCCTGGTCCAGAAATGGTCACCCGTTCTGACCCATGTGGTGGAGGCGGACGCCACCAACATCGACGCGCTGCGCCAGCTGGGCGCGCAGGAGTTCAGCTCGGCCGTGGTGGGTGTGGGGACGTCCATCGAGTCCTCGGTGCTCATCACCGTGAACCTGGTGGACCTGGGCATCGAGCACTTGTGGGTCAAGGCCATCACGCCCTCGCACGGCAAGATCCTCACCCGCATCGGCGCCAACCACGTCATCTACCCGGAGGCCGACGCCGGCGTCCGCGCGGCGCACCTGGTCTCCGGGCGCATGCTGGACTTCATCGAGTTCGACGACGACTTTGCGATCGTGAAGATGTATCCCCCGCGTGAAACGGTCGGTTTCACGCTGGACGAGTCCAAGGTCCGGTCCAAGTACGGCGTGACCATCGTGGGCGTGAAGTCCCCGGGCGAAGACTTTACGTACGCCCGCCCCGAGACCAAGGTGTCCGCCCGCGACATGCTGATCGTGTCCGGCCATGTGGACCTGCTGGAGCGGTTCGCCGCCCGGCCGTAG
- a CDS encoding acetoin utilization protein AcuC, whose translation MTLQPGLSLPALPTTVVWDAAMTAYNFGLGHPMAPERLDLTARLAGSLGLLDLKHVTLAAPDLANDGELTTVHSPDFVAAVRQASDNPAAADESYGLGTEDDPAFAGMHEAAARLAGGSLLAASSILDGSAVRAVNFGGGLHHASRDRASGFCVYNDAALAVRKLLDGGVQRVAYIDVDAHHGDGTQSIFWDDPRVLTISLHETGMSLFPGTGFANEIGGPEALGSAVNVALPAGTGDAGWLRAFHAVVPQLVGAFAPEVIVSQHGCDSHRLDPLTHLNVSVDGQREAATAVASLAARYCGNRWIATGGGGYHITGVVPRTWSHLIGIAANRPVPLRTPVPEAWRTYVQERYGVDTPESMGDDADVWWRSWEVGFDPNDDIDRTVMATRKEVFPLYGLDPWFD comes from the coding sequence ATGACACTCCAGCCCGGACTCAGCCTCCCCGCACTGCCAACGACGGTGGTGTGGGACGCCGCCATGACGGCGTACAACTTTGGCCTGGGCCACCCCATGGCGCCCGAGCGCCTGGACCTGACCGCGCGGCTGGCCGGGAGCCTGGGCCTGCTCGACCTAAAGCACGTCACCCTGGCTGCCCCGGACCTGGCCAACGACGGCGAGCTCACCACCGTGCACAGCCCCGACTTTGTGGCCGCGGTGCGCCAGGCCAGCGACAACCCCGCCGCCGCGGACGAGTCCTACGGGCTGGGCACCGAGGACGACCCCGCGTTCGCCGGGATGCACGAGGCTGCGGCGCGCCTGGCTGGCGGCTCCCTCCTCGCGGCGAGCTCCATCCTGGACGGATCCGCCGTCCGGGCCGTGAACTTCGGCGGCGGCCTCCACCACGCGTCCCGGGACCGGGCCAGTGGCTTCTGCGTCTACAACGATGCCGCTTTGGCCGTCCGGAAACTGCTCGACGGCGGCGTGCAGCGGGTGGCATATATCGACGTCGACGCCCACCACGGGGACGGGACGCAGAGCATCTTCTGGGACGACCCCCGTGTCCTCACCATCTCGCTGCACGAAACCGGCATGTCCCTGTTCCCCGGCACCGGCTTCGCCAACGAGATCGGCGGCCCCGAGGCCCTGGGCAGCGCGGTGAATGTGGCACTGCCTGCGGGAACGGGTGACGCCGGCTGGCTGCGGGCGTTCCACGCCGTGGTCCCGCAGCTGGTGGGCGCTTTCGCGCCCGAAGTCATCGTCAGCCAGCACGGCTGCGACTCGCACCGGCTAGATCCCCTCACCCATTTGAACGTGAGTGTGGACGGGCAGCGCGAGGCCGCCACCGCCGTCGCAAGCTTGGCCGCCCGGTACTGCGGGAACCGCTGGATCGCCACCGGCGGCGGCGGGTACCACATCACGGGCGTGGTGCCGCGGACGTGGAGCCACCTGATAGGCATCGCTGCGAACCGTCCGGTGCCGCTGCGCACGCCCGTGCCCGAGGCGTGGCGGACGTACGTGCAGGAGCGCTACGGCGTTGACACGCCGGAGAGCATGGGCGACGACGCCGACGTCTGGTGGCGGTCGTGGGAGGTGGGCTTCGATCCCAACGACGACATCGACCGCACCGTGATGGCCACGCGCAAGGAAGTCTTCCCGCTGTATGGCCTGGACCCCTGGTTCGACTAG
- a CDS encoding TrkH family potassium uptake protein, which produces MTQSQSRSKSPASWQPAAPEREGLWIFTGIRDFIDDIANTSPARLALSAFVVVIVLFTALLSLPASSATGDFTPLHQALFTAVSAVCVTGLTVVSTAVHWSFFGQLIILVGIFVGGLGTLTLASLLALMVSKKLGVRGKLIAQEAMNNAGRLGEVGTLLRIVITTSVVIEAALAIALIPRFMVLGEPFWQSVWHGVFYSISSFNNAGFTPHSDGIVPYETDLWILIPLMLGVFLGSLGFPVVMVLQQNGLNWKKWNLHTKLTIQVSFILLAAGTVLWALMEWDNARTIGGMDLGDKITHSLFASVMTRSGGFNLVDQNQMESTTMLLTDALMFAGGGSASTAGGIKVTTIAVMFLAIIAEARGDADVKVYGRTIPEGTMRVAISVIVAGATLVSASAFLLLHISGASLDRVLFETISAFATVGLSTNLSAELPPEGVYVLSALMFAGRVGTVTLAAALALRQRSQLYHYPEERPIIG; this is translated from the coding sequence ATGACCCAAAGCCAGTCGAGGTCCAAGAGCCCGGCCAGCTGGCAACCCGCAGCGCCGGAGCGTGAGGGCCTGTGGATATTCACGGGCATCCGTGACTTCATCGATGACATTGCCAACACATCGCCGGCCCGCCTTGCCCTGAGCGCCTTCGTGGTGGTCATCGTCCTCTTCACCGCTCTCCTGTCGCTGCCGGCCTCCTCAGCAACCGGTGACTTCACGCCACTCCACCAGGCCCTCTTCACCGCCGTCTCGGCCGTCTGTGTCACGGGCCTGACCGTGGTGTCCACCGCCGTGCACTGGTCCTTCTTCGGCCAACTGATCATCCTGGTCGGCATTTTCGTCGGCGGCCTCGGCACGCTGACGCTGGCCTCGCTGCTGGCCCTCATGGTGAGCAAGAAGCTGGGGGTCAGGGGCAAGCTCATCGCCCAGGAGGCCATGAACAACGCCGGCCGCCTGGGTGAGGTGGGTACGCTGCTGCGGATCGTCATCACCACCTCGGTGGTCATCGAGGCCGCCCTCGCCATCGCCCTGATCCCGCGCTTCATGGTGCTCGGCGAGCCTTTCTGGCAGTCCGTCTGGCACGGCGTCTTCTATTCGATCTCGTCCTTCAACAACGCCGGATTCACCCCGCATTCGGACGGCATCGTCCCCTACGAAACAGACCTCTGGATCCTCATCCCGCTCATGCTCGGCGTGTTCCTGGGCAGCCTCGGCTTCCCGGTCGTCATGGTGCTGCAGCAAAACGGGCTGAACTGGAAAAAGTGGAACCTCCACACGAAGCTCACCATTCAGGTCTCGTTCATCCTGCTCGCGGCCGGAACCGTGCTGTGGGCGCTCATGGAGTGGGACAACGCCCGGACCATCGGCGGCATGGATCTCGGCGACAAGATCACGCACTCGCTCTTCGCCTCCGTCATGACGCGCTCCGGCGGCTTCAACCTGGTGGACCAGAACCAGATGGAATCCACCACCATGCTGCTCACGGACGCCCTCATGTTCGCCGGCGGCGGCTCCGCTTCAACGGCCGGCGGCATCAAGGTCACCACCATCGCCGTCATGTTCCTGGCCATCATCGCCGAAGCCCGCGGCGACGCCGACGTCAAGGTCTACGGCCGGACCATCCCGGAGGGCACCATGCGCGTGGCCATCTCCGTGATCGTGGCCGGCGCAACGCTGGTGTCCGCGTCCGCCTTCCTGCTCCTGCACATCAGCGGCGCATCCCTGGACCGGGTGCTGTTCGAAACGATTTCAGCCTTCGCCACAGTCGGCCTCAGTACAAACCTCAGCGCCGAACTGCCGCCGGAGGGCGTGTATGTGCTGTCGGCCCTGATGTTCGCAGGCCGCGTCGGCACCGTCACGCTTGCCGCTGCCCTGGCCCTGCGCCAGCGCAGCCAGCTGTACCACTACCCGGAAGAGAGGCCAATCATTGGCTAA